A window of the Butyricimonas virosa genome harbors these coding sequences:
- a CDS encoding ABC transporter ATP-binding protein gives MKQATIQLKNLAIGYKGKNDTKVVASDICTAINGGELTCLLGANGVGKSTLLRTLSAFQPKLEGEIDIMNREIDTYSDKELSRTIGVVLTEKCDVRNMTARELIEMGRSPYTGFWGTLHGEDREIVERSIALVKIENLADRMVHTLSDGERQKVMIAKALAQQTPVIFLDEPTAFLDFPSKVEIMQLLHQLTRETGKTIFLSTHDLELALQIADKIWLMDRQHGITIGTPEDLALEGHLSGFFARKGIVFDMETGLFRVENQYSSQVRLVGHGHKYAMVRKALQRNGILANRNVESSVWVETGDLKTSGFRICREGEPVVEVGTIEELLEQLKMENE, from the coding sequence ATGAAACAGGCAACCATTCAATTAAAGAATCTGGCGATCGGGTACAAGGGAAAGAACGACACGAAGGTGGTGGCGAGCGATATTTGCACGGCGATTAACGGCGGGGAGCTGACCTGCTTGTTAGGGGCGAACGGGGTGGGTAAATCCACTTTATTGCGCACGTTATCCGCTTTCCAACCTAAGTTGGAAGGGGAGATTGACATTATGAATCGGGAAATTGACACGTATTCAGACAAAGAGTTGTCCCGCACGATTGGCGTGGTCCTGACGGAAAAATGCGATGTCCGGAACATGACGGCCCGGGAACTGATCGAGATGGGGCGCAGTCCTTACACGGGTTTTTGGGGTACGTTACACGGGGAGGATCGGGAGATTGTCGAACGATCAATCGCTCTCGTGAAGATCGAAAATCTGGCGGATCGTATGGTTCACACGTTAAGTGATGGCGAACGGCAAAAGGTGATGATCGCCAAGGCGTTGGCTCAGCAGACACCCGTGATTTTTCTTGACGAGCCAACGGCATTCCTTGATTTTCCGAGTAAGGTGGAAATCATGCAGTTACTTCACCAGTTGACCCGGGAGACCGGGAAGACAATATTTCTCTCGACCCATGATTTGGAGTTAGCCTTGCAGATTGCCGACAAGATCTGGCTCATGGATCGTCAACACGGTATCACCATCGGCACGCCGGAGGATTTGGCCCTTGAAGGGCATCTAAGCGGTTTCTTCGCTCGCAAAGGAATTGTTTTCGACATGGAAACCGGGTTGTTCCGCGTGGAAAATCAATATTCATCCCAGGTGCGGCTGGTGGGACACGGGCATAAATACGCTATGGTGCGTAAGGCGTTACAGCGTAACGGTATCTTGGCTAACCGGAACGTGGAATCGAGCGTGTGGGTAGAAACGGGAGATTTAAAAACTTCCGGCTTTCGGATCTGCCGGGAAGGGGAACCTGTGGTTGAGGTGGGAACGATTGAGGAGTTACTGGAACAATTGAAAATGGAGAATGAATAG
- a CDS encoding iron ABC transporter permease yields the protein MKRGKYTILVFAITISILVFLLLNLLLGSVAIPFRSVGNILTGGEGDPVAWQNIILKSRLPQALTALVAGAGLSISGLQMQTIFRNPLAGPSVLGISSGASLGVAFVVLLSGQLGGVALSRLGFIGEVALSIAAIVGALSVMGLIVLASRKVAGSVTLLIIGVMIGYIANAVIGVLKFFSVEEDIKAYVIWGLGSFARVSGNQMMLFVTIMAVIIPLSFLLIKPLNLLMLGDGYARNLGLNINRARVWVITCAGVLTAIVTAYCGPIIFLGLAVPHLCRAIFQTSDHRVLMPASMLVGASLALLCNLIARLPGFEGALPVNSVTALVGAPVVASVLFRKRKRRDAVEF from the coding sequence ATGAAGAGAGGTAAGTACACGATACTCGTTTTTGCGATCACGATTTCCATTCTCGTGTTCTTGTTGTTAAACTTGCTGCTGGGTTCGGTGGCCATCCCGTTTCGTTCGGTTGGGAATATCTTGACGGGAGGCGAGGGGGATCCGGTGGCATGGCAGAATATTATATTGAAATCCCGTCTTCCCCAAGCGTTGACCGCTTTGGTGGCAGGTGCAGGACTTTCGATAAGCGGTTTGCAGATGCAGACGATTTTCCGCAACCCGTTAGCGGGGCCGTCCGTGTTGGGTATCAGCTCGGGGGCAAGCCTCGGCGTGGCATTTGTGGTGTTACTTTCCGGCCAGCTGGGTGGGGTGGCATTAAGCCGTCTCGGCTTTATCGGGGAGGTGGCCCTGTCGATTGCGGCTATCGTGGGAGCCTTGTCAGTGATGGGGCTGATCGTGCTGGCATCCCGGAAAGTGGCGGGGAGCGTGACGTTGTTGATTATCGGGGTTATGATCGGGTATATTGCTAATGCGGTGATCGGGGTGTTAAAGTTTTTTAGCGTGGAAGAGGATATTAAAGCTTACGTGATCTGGGGATTGGGGAGTTTTGCCCGGGTTTCGGGTAACCAGATGATGCTGTTCGTGACGATCATGGCCGTGATAATCCCGTTATCTTTTTTGTTGATCAAGCCATTGAATTTGCTGATGCTGGGTGATGGTTATGCCCGTAATCTGGGGTTGAATATCAACCGGGCTCGGGTATGGGTAATTACCTGTGCCGGGGTGTTGACGGCAATCGTGACGGCGTATTGCGGGCCGATTATTTTCCTTGGGTTGGCGGTACCTCACTTGTGCCGGGCAATTTTCCAGACATCCGATCACCGGGTGCTGATGCCGGCCTCGATGCTTGTCGGGGCATCGCTGGCGTTGCTCTGTAACTTGATTGCTCGCTTGCCGGGATTCGAGGGTGCGTTGCCCGTGAATTCCGTGACAGCATTGGTGGGAGCGCCCGTGGTTGCGTCGGTGTTGTTTAGGAAAAGGAAAAGGCGGGATGCGGTGGAATTTTAG
- a CDS encoding ABC transporter substrate-binding protein, whose translation MNVVRFFCLLCFCSVLFCCKSTSRKQSSGEQIARGKVDTVSRIHIKYAKGFWLEECEGYVVLNIKDPQESSHTHYQYALVPRGSTVQTPKDLPVVALPVRSAICMTSLQLSNFIKLGAMDRVVGITSTRFLFNKDMQRQVDEGLTRRIGIEGNFDNEVIMSINPDLMLISPFKRGGYDAVKDIGIPLVPHLGYKEMTPLGQAEWIKFVGLLLGMEDVANREFARIEQRYNSLKAMVGEVERRPVVFSGELRGGVWYAVGGKSFLAQLFHDAGADYFLKDDPRSGGVTLDFETVYNQAEGADYWRIANSFAGEYCYDALKAQDERYADFKAFKEKHVVYCNMREKPFYESMPAEPEVVLADMIRVFHPEILPDHEPVYYDILKK comes from the coding sequence ATGAATGTAGTGCGTTTTTTTTGTCTTTTATGCTTTTGTAGTGTTCTCTTTTGTTGTAAGTCGACTTCACGCAAACAGTCGTCAGGAGAACAGATTGCGAGAGGGAAGGTCGATACGGTTTCCCGGATTCATATTAAGTATGCTAAAGGTTTTTGGTTGGAGGAATGTGAGGGGTACGTGGTACTGAATATCAAGGACCCGCAGGAGAGTAGTCATACTCATTACCAGTACGCTTTGGTCCCGCGGGGATCGACGGTGCAGACCCCGAAAGATTTACCGGTGGTGGCCTTGCCCGTGCGGAGTGCTATTTGCATGACTTCCTTGCAACTCTCCAATTTCATCAAGCTGGGGGCGATGGATCGGGTTGTGGGAATCACGAGTACCCGTTTCCTATTTAACAAGGATATGCAACGGCAGGTGGACGAGGGGCTAACCCGTCGTATCGGTATCGAGGGAAATTTCGATAACGAGGTGATCATGAGTATTAATCCCGACCTGATGTTGATTTCCCCGTTCAAGCGTGGGGGATATGATGCCGTGAAAGACATTGGAATTCCGTTGGTGCCTCATCTCGGTTATAAGGAGATGACGCCACTCGGTCAGGCGGAGTGGATCAAATTTGTAGGTCTGTTGCTGGGCATGGAGGACGTGGCAAACCGGGAGTTCGCCCGTATTGAACAACGTTATAATTCCTTGAAAGCGATGGTGGGAGAGGTGGAACGGCGTCCCGTGGTATTTAGCGGGGAGTTGCGTGGGGGTGTTTGGTATGCCGTGGGAGGAAAGAGCTTTTTGGCGCAGTTGTTCCATGATGCGGGGGCGGATTATTTCTTGAAGGATGATCCTCGTTCCGGTGGTGTGACGCTTGATTTCGAGACCGTGTACAATCAGGCGGAAGGTGCCGATTACTGGCGGATAGCGAATAGTTTTGCCGGGGAGTACTGCTATGATGCCTTGAAAGCGCAGGATGAGCGCTACGCGGACTTCAAGGCGTTCAAGGAGAAACACGTGGTTTATTGTAATATGCGGGAAAAACCGTTTTACGAGAGTATGCCTGCCGAACCGGAAGTCGTGCTAGCGGATATGATCCGGGTGTTCCACCCGGAAATCCTTCCCGATCATGAACCGGTGTATTATGATATTTTAAAAAAGTGA
- the cobI gene encoding precorrin-2 C(20)-methyltransferase, producing the protein MKGKIVGVSLGPGEPELITLKALKALQGADIIYCPGTQTKSRSGDILQALPVDMERVRLFHVPMSKDRTFANQAYDALCTEIASLVATGKNVAITAEGDSGFYSSVNYMFDKLASMNFPVTTVAGVPAFIAAGAISGLHIVKQEEKLVVLPGITTAEELDVLLSNGHVVVIMKLSQCTEEIHRFMQKSPCHEYHYYENVGTPDELHTTAYNDITRKDFPYFSLMIIRPCKQLA; encoded by the coding sequence ATGAAAGGAAAAATCGTGGGAGTATCGTTGGGACCGGGAGAACCGGAGTTGATCACGTTGAAGGCATTAAAAGCCTTACAGGGGGCGGACATCATCTATTGTCCCGGCACACAGACCAAATCCCGTTCCGGGGACATCCTGCAAGCCCTTCCCGTGGATATGGAACGAGTACGACTCTTTCACGTACCCATGTCCAAGGATCGCACGTTTGCCAATCAAGCCTATGATGCCCTTTGCACGGAAATAGCATCCCTTGTCGCCACGGGTAAAAACGTTGCCATCACGGCAGAAGGGGATTCAGGTTTCTACTCTTCCGTGAATTATATGTTCGATAAACTTGCTTCCATGAACTTTCCCGTTACCACTGTGGCCGGTGTCCCTGCCTTTATCGCGGCAGGAGCCATCTCTGGTCTTCACATCGTGAAACAAGAAGAAAAACTCGTCGTCCTACCGGGAATAACTACCGCCGAAGAACTGGACGTCCTTCTTTCCAACGGTCATGTCGTGGTGATCATGAAACTCTCGCAATGCACGGAAGAAATACACCGTTTCATGCAAAAAAGTCCCTGCCACGAATACCACTATTACGAAAATGTAGGCACGCCAGACGAGTTACACACGACCGCTTACAACGACATCACACGTAAAGACTTCCCCTATTTCTCGTTAATGATTATTCGTCCTTGCAAACAATTGGCATAG
- a CDS encoding BamA/TamA family outer membrane protein has protein sequence MIQRITRALSLCLLLFIPFHDIMAGEFMTRDSLNNTTDTLKKGFFHRFYRYFEQSNKVKEEKKFDFSIIGGPHFSSDTKLGLGVVASGLFRIDREDKTISPSNISLYGDVTTTGFYLLGIRGNMIFPKDRFRANINMYFFSFPSEYWGIGYDAGKDEDHKTEYKRLEQQVKLELLYKLAPNLYAGANLMFRNVTARNFDDITFLNGAKKNVNTFGPGLVISYDSRDFIPNPARGFFAQLEQQFFPGWLGNDDSFKRTSVDFRYYQKMWKGAILASQLQGTFNYGDTPWSMVSLMGGSYAMRGYYEGRYRDNDLIQFQVEYRQKIYNRHGITAWGGAGNVFPDMDKFKWKQTLPTYGIGYRWEFKNRVNVRLDYGFGKGVSAFYFGINEAF, from the coding sequence ATGATTCAACGAATAACACGTGCATTGTCGTTATGCCTTTTATTGTTTATCCCGTTCCATGACATTATGGCGGGGGAATTCATGACAAGAGATTCGCTGAACAATACAACTGACACGTTGAAGAAGGGATTCTTTCACCGTTTCTATCGCTATTTCGAGCAATCGAACAAGGTGAAAGAAGAAAAGAAATTCGACTTCTCCATTATCGGGGGGCCGCACTTTTCGAGCGACACGAAACTGGGGCTCGGCGTGGTCGCATCCGGACTGTTCCGTATCGACCGTGAAGATAAAACCATCTCCCCGTCAAACATTTCCCTTTACGGGGACGTCACAACCACGGGTTTTTACCTGCTAGGTATCCGGGGCAACATGATTTTCCCGAAAGACCGTTTCCGGGCAAACATCAATATGTATTTCTTCTCGTTTCCCAGTGAATACTGGGGAATCGGCTACGATGCCGGGAAAGACGAAGACCACAAGACTGAGTACAAGCGATTGGAACAACAGGTAAAATTGGAACTTCTATACAAACTTGCCCCTAACTTGTACGCCGGGGCAAACCTCATGTTCCGCAACGTCACGGCAAGGAATTTCGACGACATCACGTTCCTCAACGGGGCCAAGAAAAACGTGAACACTTTCGGGCCGGGACTCGTTATATCCTATGACTCGCGAGATTTTATCCCGAACCCGGCAAGAGGCTTTTTCGCCCAACTGGAACAACAATTCTTTCCCGGATGGTTGGGAAATGACGATAGTTTCAAACGCACAAGCGTGGACTTCCGATACTACCAGAAAATGTGGAAAGGTGCCATACTCGCCAGCCAGTTACAAGGAACATTCAATTACGGGGACACTCCTTGGAGCATGGTTTCCCTCATGGGAGGATCATACGCCATGCGAGGGTATTACGAGGGAAGATACCGGGACAATGACCTGATACAATTTCAGGTAGAGTATCGCCAGAAGATATACAACCGCCACGGAATCACCGCATGGGGAGGAGCCGGAAACGTGTTCCCCGACATGGACAAATTCAAGTGGAAACAAACCCTGCCAACCTACGGAATAGGTTATCGCTGGGAATTTAAAAACAGAGTAAACGTAAGATTAGATTATGGATTCGGCAAAGGCGTCAGCGCATTCTACTTCGGTATTAACGAAGCTTTCTAA
- a CDS encoding lipid A phosphoethanolamine transferase has product MDSAKASAHSTSVLTKLSKGIVNFVKQPRLLFWLFIVLNLVPNFCLLFTEPLSGLGKTILILLPLGVYMVVFSLFKRAGLMQLILIPVLILHAFQLVLFYLFGESVIAVDMFLNLPTTNASEAGELLGNIWPSIIIVCVLYIPVIVLASIAVHHKVRRTAVFRKHMITWGIIFFIIGSGLVAFEKHRDNTYEVKTDIYPANVMYNLYYAGVKWNRSMNYPVTSKDFVYHATRDSVHQRREIYVLVIGEAGRAENWELWGYQRETNPLLKNEDNLILYKDALTQSNTTHKSVPLILSAADACHYEYLYTHKSIVTAFKEAGFKTIFLSNQTPNRSFTDYFAAEADIHVNVRPQADGGLITVNKFDGEMLPLIQQYVDSLSENLFIVFHTYGSHFNYKERYPEEFAKFQPANATEVEYKNKDQLINAYDNSVLYTDYFLHSLIGILKNSEADATMIYSPDHGEDLLDDNRKRFLHASPIPTYYQIHIPFLMWFSENYIDARPEKYEVARYNSSAPISSNASIFHTLLNMAEIQTPYFDSTYSLVNPGFVRRPRMYLGDHDQPVNYYEVGLKKQDKEMILKRGMDHSTE; this is encoded by the coding sequence ATGGATTCGGCAAAGGCGTCAGCGCATTCTACTTCGGTATTAACGAAGCTTTCTAAAGGGATCGTGAATTTCGTGAAACAACCAAGACTATTGTTTTGGCTCTTTATCGTATTGAATTTAGTCCCGAATTTCTGCTTGCTTTTCACGGAACCTCTCTCCGGACTGGGTAAAACGATCTTGATCCTGCTACCACTTGGTGTTTACATGGTTGTGTTCTCCCTGTTCAAACGGGCGGGACTCATGCAATTGATACTGATTCCGGTACTGATCCTACACGCCTTCCAGCTAGTTTTGTTCTACCTCTTCGGAGAGTCAGTCATCGCTGTTGATATGTTTCTGAACCTGCCAACCACGAACGCCTCCGAGGCCGGGGAATTGCTGGGAAACATATGGCCCTCCATTATCATCGTCTGCGTCCTTTATATTCCTGTTATCGTGCTGGCCTCTATTGCAGTGCATCATAAAGTGAGACGTACTGCCGTGTTCCGCAAACACATGATCACGTGGGGAATCATCTTCTTTATCATCGGTTCCGGACTGGTCGCTTTCGAGAAACACAGGGATAACACCTACGAGGTGAAAACAGATATATACCCGGCAAATGTGATGTATAACTTGTATTACGCGGGAGTGAAATGGAACCGCAGCATGAATTACCCCGTCACCTCGAAAGATTTCGTCTATCATGCCACCCGTGATTCCGTTCACCAACGCCGGGAAATATACGTGTTAGTAATCGGGGAGGCCGGAAGAGCCGAAAACTGGGAACTGTGGGGATATCAGCGGGAAACCAACCCGTTATTGAAAAACGAGGATAACTTGATACTATACAAAGACGCCTTAACACAATCTAACACGACACACAAAAGTGTACCACTTATTTTGTCTGCCGCCGACGCTTGCCACTACGAGTACCTCTACACGCATAAAAGTATCGTAACCGCCTTTAAAGAGGCCGGATTTAAAACGATATTCCTGTCAAACCAGACACCGAACCGATCATTCACGGATTACTTTGCCGCAGAGGCAGACATTCATGTCAATGTACGTCCCCAAGCGGACGGGGGATTAATCACGGTCAATAAATTTGACGGAGAAATGCTACCGTTGATACAGCAATACGTGGATTCGTTGAGCGAGAATCTATTCATTGTCTTCCACACTTACGGGTCGCACTTCAACTACAAAGAACGTTACCCGGAAGAATTTGCCAAATTCCAACCGGCCAACGCCACGGAAGTCGAGTACAAGAACAAGGACCAACTCATCAACGCTTACGACAACAGTGTCCTGTACACGGATTACTTCCTGCACAGCCTGATCGGGATATTGAAGAACTCGGAAGCTGATGCTACCATGATTTACTCGCCGGATCACGGGGAGGATTTACTGGACGACAACCGGAAAAGATTCCTGCACGCCTCACCGATCCCGACCTATTACCAGATACACATTCCATTCCTGATGTGGTTCTCGGAAAATTACATTGACGCCAGACCGGAGAAGTACGAGGTTGCACGTTACAATAGCAGCGCTCCTATTTCTTCGAACGCTTCAATCTTCCACACTCTGTTGAATATGGCCGAAATTCAGACCCCTTATTTTGACTCCACCTACTCGCTCGTCAATCCTGGTTTTGTCCGGAGACCCCGCATGTACCTCGGAGATCACGACCAACCCGTGAATTATTACGAGGTCGGGTTAAAAAAACAAGATAAAGAGATGATTCTCAAGAGGGGTATGGATCACTCGACGGAATAA
- a CDS encoding aspartate-semialdehyde dehydrogenase, with the protein MKVAVVGATGLVGRKMLQVLEERNFPVTELIPVASERSVGKEITFKGKNYKVMGMQDAINMKPQLAIFSAGGDTSLEWAPQFAAAGITVVDNSSAWRMDPTKKLVIPEINANTLTKEDKIIANPNCSTIQMLVTLAPLHRKYGIKRVVVSTYQSVTGSGLKGINQLEGEREGREVKKAYAHPIDRNCLPHCDSFTENGYTKEEMKLVNETCKILNDDTIKVTATAVRVPVMGGHSESVNIEFKQDYDLNALRELLAHSEGIIVQDNPAQDLYPMAITANEKDEVFVGRIRRDFSQPNSLNLWIVSDNLRKGAATNAVQIAEYLCKHQLL; encoded by the coding sequence ATGAAAGTAGCAGTAGTAGGAGCAACAGGATTAGTCGGAAGAAAAATGTTGCAGGTTCTGGAAGAAAGAAACTTCCCGGTAACAGAGTTAATACCGGTAGCCAGCGAGCGTTCGGTAGGTAAAGAAATTACCTTCAAGGGAAAAAACTACAAAGTCATGGGTATGCAGGACGCGATCAATATGAAACCTCAACTCGCTATTTTCTCTGCCGGGGGAGACACCTCATTGGAATGGGCGCCCCAATTCGCCGCAGCCGGAATTACCGTGGTAGACAACTCGTCAGCCTGGAGAATGGACCCGACCAAGAAATTGGTGATCCCCGAAATCAACGCAAACACCTTAACCAAGGAAGATAAGATTATCGCAAACCCAAACTGTTCAACAATACAGATGCTAGTCACCCTAGCCCCTCTTCACAGAAAATACGGGATCAAACGAGTAGTCGTTTCCACGTACCAATCCGTGACCGGAAGCGGTTTGAAAGGAATCAACCAGCTCGAAGGCGAACGGGAAGGCCGGGAGGTGAAAAAAGCATACGCTCACCCAATTGACCGGAATTGTCTGCCGCATTGCGACTCATTCACTGAAAACGGGTACACGAAAGAAGAAATGAAACTGGTCAACGAGACCTGTAAAATATTGAATGACGACACGATTAAAGTAACCGCCACGGCCGTACGGGTTCCCGTCATGGGCGGACACTCTGAAAGTGTAAACATTGAATTCAAACAGGACTACGACTTGAACGCACTTCGGGAGCTTTTAGCCCACTCGGAAGGTATTATCGTACAGGACAATCCTGCCCAAGATCTCTACCCGATGGCCATCACCGCCAACGAGAAAGACGAAGTCTTCGTGGGCCGCATCCGTCGGGATTTTTCACAACCCAATAGCCTTAACCTATGGATTGTTTCCGACAACCTGCGCAAAGGTGCCGCCACGAATGCCGTGCAAATTGCAGAATACCTATGCAAACATCAATTATTATAA
- a CDS encoding peroxiredoxin family protein yields MKCYLTILLFALVSCATPPSSKDSIKISIDVQELPPIGLAISTTDYNLQLVHFDSNKHGEYVIPNMDAAYITLHNGFSERKQIYAELGDNIHLTFDGKSMKESLKITGDRPGITEYLSNQKITPYDRNIYSLQFPEFESALKEKIAENCLLLDSCENTLKNESEKFIKLERARIKYLFAPALLNYPKVHGEEDLEKIRDDYYTTIKNWIEEDKDYLNLTEYQEFISRACATLAFQKKGIPTTYYENILEQMYYLDQNFKQEDVKQGFISLWANEYVQNNGIKQIYELNKFTREKLTDKKLLTRYEQIYDSWVRIAPGNKAIDFHAQDSTGKEFSLKDFKHQYVCLYLWQNVYPCIVEFSHLKKLDSLFKEKNIQLINLSIEPKLDEWKKTIRNQDIQTGKHFFLKNEKEFLKKYHYSSGTIHQFILIAPDGKIVESHLPNASSGKLEKYLTEQL; encoded by the coding sequence ATGAAATGCTACTTAACAATTTTGTTATTCGCACTAGTTTCCTGTGCCACACCACCTTCTTCGAAAGACAGTATAAAGATTTCCATTGACGTTCAGGAATTACCGCCGATCGGCTTGGCAATATCAACAACGGACTATAATCTCCAACTCGTTCATTTCGACTCGAATAAACACGGTGAATATGTCATACCTAATATGGATGCCGCGTATATAACCCTACACAACGGATTTAGCGAACGTAAACAAATTTACGCGGAACTGGGTGACAATATTCATCTTACATTTGACGGGAAAAGTATGAAAGAATCTTTAAAAATTACCGGAGATCGCCCCGGAATCACTGAATACCTGTCCAATCAAAAAATAACACCTTATGATCGTAACATCTATTCCCTACAATTCCCCGAATTCGAGTCCGCATTAAAAGAGAAAATAGCAGAAAATTGTCTCCTATTGGATAGTTGCGAAAACACGTTAAAAAACGAAAGTGAGAAATTCATAAAATTAGAACGTGCCCGTATAAAATATTTATTTGCCCCGGCTCTTCTAAATTATCCTAAAGTTCATGGCGAGGAAGACTTGGAAAAAATCAGAGATGATTATTACACAACAATTAAAAATTGGATTGAGGAAGACAAAGATTACTTGAATTTAACTGAATACCAGGAATTTATCTCCCGAGCTTGCGCCACTCTCGCCTTCCAAAAGAAAGGAATTCCGACAACATACTACGAGAATATTTTGGAACAAATGTACTACCTTGACCAAAATTTCAAACAAGAAGATGTGAAACAAGGATTTATTTCCCTTTGGGCAAATGAATACGTGCAAAATAACGGAATAAAACAAATTTATGAATTAAACAAATTCACTCGTGAAAAGCTTACGGACAAGAAACTTTTAACCCGTTATGAACAAATTTATGACAGTTGGGTCAGAATTGCCCCAGGCAACAAGGCGATAGATTTTCATGCCCAAGATTCTACGGGCAAAGAATTCTCGCTAAAGGACTTCAAGCACCAGTACGTCTGTCTCTATCTTTGGCAAAACGTCTACCCCTGTATTGTTGAATTTTCTCATTTGAAAAAACTAGATTCACTATTTAAAGAAAAAAACATCCAATTAATAAATTTATCCATTGAACCGAAACTAGACGAATGGAAGAAAACGATCAGAAACCAAGATATCCAAACAGGAAAACACTTTTTCCTAAAAAATGAAAAAGAATTCCTGAAAAAATATCATTATAGCTCCGGAACAATTCATCAATTTATATTAATTGCCCCAGACGGAAAAATCGTGGAGTCACATCTTCCTAACGCATCTTCCGGAAAACTGGAAAAGTATCTGACGGAACAACTTTAA
- a CDS encoding RNA polymerase sigma factor has protein sequence MIKLDKFIQGINNKDPRAWKELYRFYYGALCNYSSSIINETSVAEDIVQECLIMIWKSDLNFQNIKILSSYLYKSVYNNTLKYIRDKKVEDKRKSEWSSTLSETEDDIFYMAAEEDVIRKLRAAIALLPDQRKTILQLSLEGYSVQEIALQLEISINTVKTQKKRAYSFLKENLKQYFSLLLLLGILK, from the coding sequence ATGATAAAACTCGATAAATTCATACAAGGAATAAATAACAAAGATCCCCGTGCATGGAAAGAATTATATCGTTTTTATTATGGAGCCTTATGCAATTACTCTTCTTCTATCATAAACGAGACAAGTGTCGCCGAAGACATTGTTCAAGAATGTTTGATTATGATCTGGAAATCGGATTTGAATTTTCAGAACATTAAAATATTATCTTCTTATCTATACAAATCCGTTTATAATAATACATTAAAATATATCCGGGATAAAAAAGTTGAAGACAAACGAAAATCAGAATGGAGTTCAACGTTATCGGAAACCGAGGATGACATTTTTTACATGGCTGCCGAAGAAGACGTAATCCGCAAACTACGGGCAGCAATAGCTCTTCTTCCCGATCAACGTAAAACAATATTACAATTAAGTCTCGAAGGATACTCTGTTCAAGAAATTGCCTTACAACTAGAAATAAGTATCAACACGGTCAAAACCCAGAAAAAAAGAGCATACTCGTTTTTAAAAGAAAACCTGAAACAATATTTCAGCCTGCTATTGTTACTGGGAATCTTGAAATAA